The Actinomycetota bacterium genomic sequence CGGCGTGGAGGCCGAGCGGCCGTTCGTGGTGACCCCGTAGTCCTCGCTACCCAGAGCGGAGCTCGGCGCCGAAGTCCTTCGCCAGGCGGTCGACGATGGCCTGGACCGTCTGCTCGGCTTCCTGGTCGGTGAGGGTGCGGTCGGGGGCCCGGAAGTCCACCGAGAAGGCCAGCGACTTCTTCCCCTCGGCGATGGGCGGGCCCGTATGGACGTCGAACAGGGTCACGGAGCCGGCCAGGCCACCCGCGGCCTCGACGATGGCGTCGCGAAGCGCCCCTCCGGGCGTCGACGCGTCCACGGTGAACGCGAGGTCGCGGCGGACCGGTGGGAACCGGGGGACCTCCCGATAGGCCAGGTCCGCCCACGCGTGCACGGCCAGCACGGCGACCTCCAGCTCGGCCACGGCCACGCGGCCCGGGAAGTCCAGCCGGCGGGTCACGTTCGGGTGCAGCTCCCCCACCTGGCCGGCCAGCCGGTCTCCCACCACCACCGACGCGGAGCGGGTGGGATGGAACAGGTGCCGGTTCGGGGGCGGCCCCAGGCTCCAGTCCCGGATCCCCAGGGCCTCCAGGAGCGTCTCCAGGGCGCCCTTGGCGTCGGAGAAATCGAACTCCCGGGGTGGGTCGGGGTAGCCCCGCGAGGCCTGGCCGGCCAGCGCCCAGGCCACGCGCTCGTGTTCCTCCACCGGGTGCTCCGAATCGCCGTCCCCCGGGTAGAAGACCCGCCCCACCTCGAACAGGGCGCCACTCAGGACCTGATGCGCCAGGTTGCCGGACAGCGCGCGCAGCAGGCCGGGGAGGAGGCTGGTGCGCAGGAACTCGTCGTCTGCGGCCAGCGGGTTCGCCACCCTGACCCCCTCGCGGTCGTCGACCAGCGCGAGGTCGGCCGCGGACGCGAACGAATAGGACGTGGTCTCGAGCAGCCCGGCCCTGGCCAGGGCCTCGCGGATCCGCCGCCGGAAGCGATTCACTGGGGGAACGCCGCCCGCCTGCCGGATGGCGGGGAGGGTCTCGCCGAGCCGCTCGTAGCCCAGGACCCGGATGACCTCCTCGATGAGGTCGACCTCCTGCTCGATGTCCGGCCGGAAGCCGGGCACCTCCGCCTCGATGGCGCCGGAGCGCTCCTCCGTGGCGATGCCGACCTTGCCCAGGCTGTCCACCACCTGGGTGGCGGAGACCTCCATCCCCAGGAGCAGCGACGCCCGCTCGGGGCGGACCCGGATCCGCCGGCGCTCCGGCGCCGCACCCACGTCGATGGAACCGGCCAGCACGGTGCCGCGCGACCACGCAGCGATCAGCGCCGCCGAGCGGTCGGCCGCACGCGGGACCGCCTCGGGATCGGCCCCCCGCTGGAACCGGGCCGAGGCCTCGGTGCGCAGGCCCAGACGTTGGGACGTCCGGGCGATTCCGGTCCGCTCGAAGTAGGCGCTCTCCAACAGGACGTCGCGGGTCGTGGCCGAAACCTCGACGGGCGCGGAGCCCATCACGCCGGCGATGGCGACGGCTGTGGCGTGGTCGGCGATCACCAGGTCGTCCGCCGTCAGGGTGCGTTCCACGTCGTCCAGCGTGACGATGCGCTCCCCTTCCTCGGCCCGGCGGACCACGATGCCGCTTCCCTCCAGGGCTGCCAGGTCGAACGGGTGCAGTGGATGGCCCATCTCCAGCAGGACGTAGTTCGTGGCGTCCACGACGTTCGACAGCGGTCGCATGCCGGAAGCGGTCAGCCGAGCCTGGACGTTCAGCGGCGAGGGCCCCACGGAGACGCCACGGATGACCCGGGCCAGGTACCGAGGGCAGCGCTCCAGGTCGCGGATCTCCACCGTGGCCACGTCCGTGGCCTTCTCGTCGCCCTCGACGACCGAGGTGTCGGGAAGGGTCAGCGGCACCCCGGTGGCCGCGGCGACCTCACGGGCCACGCCCACCACCGACATGAGGTCGGGGCGGTTCGGCGTGACCTCGACGTCGAGGACGGCGTCGTCCAGGCCGAGCTGCACCTTCAGGTCGACCCCCACGGGGGTGTCCGGGGGCAGCACCAGGATCCCGTGGTGGTCCGGGGAGATGGCCAGCTCCCACGGCGAGCACAGCATGCCGTTCGAGGTCACCCCCCGAACGTCGCGGTGCTCCAGGGGCTCGGGGCGGACCGGGACACGGGCTCCCGGCGGGGCGTAGGGAACCAGGTCGCCGGACTTCATGTTGCGAACCCCCACCACCACCTGGACCTCTCCGGCCCCCGCGTCCACCCGGGCCACGCACAGCTTGTCCGCGTCGGGGTGGTCCCGGACCTCCAGCACCCGGGCCACCACCACGCCCTCCAGCCCCGCCCACGGGCGCTCCACGGACTCGACCTCCGCGCCCTTCGCCGTGAGGAACTCGGCCAGGTCCTCGGCCGACAGGTCGGTCGGCGCGAACTCGCGGAGCCACGACAGCAGGACCTTCATCCCGGTCTCACCCCAGGCTCGCGAACTGCTCGAGAAAGCGGACGTCGCCCTCGTAGAACAGGCGGATGTCCGGGACGCCGTAGCGAAGCAGGGCCACCCGCTCGATCCCCAGGCCGAAGGCGAACCCCGTGTACCGCTCGGGGTCGTAGCCCACGTTGCGGAGGACGTTCGGGTGGACCATCCCGCACCCCAGCAGCTCGATCCAGCCCGTTTGCTTGCACGTCCGGCACCCGGCCCCACCGCACAGGAAGCACGACACGGCGAACCCGGCGCCGGGCTCCACGAACGGGAAGAAGTCGGGCGTCAGCCGGACCCGGGTGTCCTCGCCGAACATGGCCCGGGCGAAGGCGTGCAGCGTTCCCTTGAGGTCGGCGAAGGTGATCCCCTCGTCCACCGCCAGGCCCTCCACCTGCATGAACACCGGCGTGTGGGTGGGGTCGGGCGTCTCCTGCCGGTACGTACGGCCGGGGGCGATGATGTAGACGGGCGGCTGCTGCGATTCCATGGTGCGGATCTGCATGGCCGAGGTCTCGGTGCGGAGCAGCAGGCCGTCGTGGCCCGGGATGTCCAGGTAGATGGTGTCCTTCTCGGTACGGGCGGGATGGTCGGGCGGGATGTTGAGGGCCGTGAAGTTGTACCAATCCGTCTCCACCTCGGGACCCTCGACGACCCGGTATCCCATGCGGGTGAAGATGTCGATGATCTCGTACTCCGTCACCGCGAGGGGATGCATGGCGCCGGTCCGGGGGCGGCGGCCGGGCAGCGTGACGTCCACGCGGTCGAGTTCCAGCCGCCGGCGCTCCTCCGCTTCCCCGAGAGCTTCCCGCCGCTTCGCCAGGGTCTCCTCGAGGGCGGCCCGGACCTCGTTGGCCCGGTAGCCGGCGCGGCGGCGGTCTTCCTCCGAGAACGCGCCCAGCGAGCGCTGGACCTGGGAGAACGGGGCCTTCCGGCCGAGGACGGCCTGCCTGCCCCGCTCCAACGCATCGAGCGAATCCGCTTGCTCGATCAGCGCGAGGCCGCGCTCCAGTTCCTGATCCAGGGTGTGCAGGGCTTGGGCCAGATCCATGGGTCCGGCCAGTCTACCGGCGGAGACGACGAAGTCACCGCACCACAAGCCACGCGGAGCGACCATCGCTCCCGAGTGCGACTGGGAGGTCGTGGAACTGAACCGTGGCAACCACAGCGTTCAAGGCCGGGTCGACGACCCACAGCGTCCGGCTGAGCCCCTGGACCACCAGGACCTCGTTGCCCGCCACGACGAAGCTGGTCGTGGACTCGAAGCCCGCCTCACGCTCTCCGGGGACGGCCACGATGCCCGCGGGGGAAGCCGAGTGGCCCGAAGGCTCGTACGCGACGAGCGAGAGCCCGTCGTCGAGCAGCCAGATCCTGCCCGCGCCGCATGTCACCTCCTGTGGCTCGATCGGCAGGTCGCCGACGGTGCCGAGGACGTGCCCCGTCGCGGGATCCAGGCGCAGCAGCCGCGGACCCAGGTTCGGACCGACCGGCTCCGCGACCCACAGGGAGCCGCCCAGCATGCACATGCCGCTCCAGCTCGGGAGGGCGATGTCCACCACGACCTTGTTCGTCCGGGTATCGATGCCGACGATCGACCGGCCGCTGTTTGGGATACCGGGTTTCTTGCTCAACGCCGGTCCGTCGGCCCACAGCAGATCCGTCGTCCCGGATGACGGGGTGCCGATCGGGTGGACGGGGAAGGGAATCGTGGCGACGATCCGCCCATCGACGGGATCGACCCGCAGGACCCCGTCGCCTGATCCGATCCACACCGAGCCCTGTTCTGTGAACACGTAGCCGTCGCGATCCGCCGGGACGATCGCCGCCACCGCTTTCGTCTTCGGCTTGATCTCGGCAACCTGGCCCTCGACTCCGACGTGAACCCACAACCCCCCTTCCCCGACCGCGAGCCCGTCGATCGCGCCTGGATCGAGGACCGATGGAGCGATCCGGCCAGACGGCATCCCGGTCTGCGGGTCCAGACGGAACAGTCCCGTCCCCGTCACGAGGTTCGCCGGCGGTGCGGTGGTGACGGGCGCGGACGATGGGGAGTGAACCGAGGCCGGGGAGCCGGTGGACGGACCGGCACGGGGCTTCGTCCCCCGTCCGGACAGCAGGAAGACGAGTAGGCCCACGACGACCACGAGCGCGATGCCGCCCCCGAGGAGCGCGCGACGCCGCGGGGACGGCCCCCCGGGTTGCGGCGCGAGGGGCCGCTCGTCGCTCCCCGAGCCCACCGCCGCGCGGGCGGCGGCCGCGAACTCCCCCGCCGTCCGGTACCGAAGGTCAGGGGTCTTGGCCAGTGCCTTGCCCAGCACGCGGTTGAGGGCTGGAGGCAGGTCCGGGCGGACGTCGGTAACCTGCGGCGGCTTCCCCTGGACGTGCGCCCACAGGGTGGCCACCTCGACATCTCCTCTGAATGGGGTCCTTCCGGTGAGGCACTCGAAGAGCACGCACCCGAGCGAGTAGACGTCCGCCCTGCCGTCGACCGGCCTTCCCTCGATCTGCTCCGGGGCGACGTAGTCGGCCGTACCGACGAGCTGGCCGGTGGCGGTCAGCCGGGCTTGGGACTCGAGTCGCTTGGTCACGCCGAAATCCGAGAGGTACGCGTGCTCGGTCGAGGCCGGATCTGGAGGAGGAACGACCAGGATGTTGGCCGGCTTCACGTCGCGGTGGACCAGCCCGGCCGCGTGCGCCGCGTCCAGGGCTCCCGCCACCTGGACGATCAGGGTCGTCGCTCGGGCATGCGACAGCGCCCCTTCAGCCCGAAGGATGGTCCGGAGATCCTTCCCTCGAACCAGGCGCATGGCCATGTACAGGACGCCATCGGTCTCCCTGGCCTCGAAGATCGGGACGATGTTCGGATGGTCGAGGTTGGCGGCGATCTGCGACTCCTGGATGAACCGGTCCCGGAACGCGGCGTCCTCGGACAGTTCCGGCGCGAGGATCTTCAGGGCGACCTTCCGCTTCAGCCCGAGGTCCTCGGCCAGGTACACGACGCTCATCCCGCCGCGGCCCAGGACGGAGTCGATCCGGTAGCCGGCGAATTCCTCCCCTACCCGTGGCTCCCCCGCCATGGGCGCGTTTGTATCACCGGTCCGGGACGAACGATAGGCGGCGTCAGGTCGCCGGAAGCCTCAGCCGGAATGCGATCCCGCCCTCCACGGCGGCGGTGAGGGTTCCCCCGTGGGCCTCGGCTACCGCCCGGGCCACGAACAGGCCCAGCTTGCTGCCTCGGCCCGAGCCCGCCGCGCGGGGGGCCAGCAGGGCCTCCGATTCCCCGGAGCTCAGCTGGGTATGGGCCCGGAACGCGTCGACCTCCACCGCGTCCCCCCGTGCGCGTACCTGGAGCGTGATCGGGCCTTCCTCCCCCCACCACGCCACCGACTCCAGCATGGCTTCCACGGCCCCCTGTACCCGGACCGGGTCGGCCAGGATGGGGGGGGCGTCGGCGTCCCACTCCACTGCTGGGAACTCCGGGCGCCTCGAGACGGCTTCCACCGCCTTCCCGAGGATCTCGGACAGATCCACCCGCTGGAGCGACAGCTCCAGCCGGCCGGCGGTGGCGCGGGCCGCGTCGACCAGCTCGCGGAGCACGGCGTTCATCCGGCCGGCGTCCATCGCGATGGCGCGGAGCATGGCCTCGCGATCCTCGTCGCTCAGGCTGGGCCACCGGGAGAGCATGGTGGTGGCGAACCCCCGGACCGCGGTCAGGGGGGAGCGGATGTCGTGGGCTGCCCCGGCCACCAGCGACGCCAGGTCGGCGGTGCCGGTTCCTCGCTGCCGCACGGCCTCGAACAGGCACACCGTGGCGGCGGCCGCGAGGTTCAGGGACTCGGCACGGGGCGAGATGAGTACCCGGATCGTCGCGTCCGCCAGCGAGGCAACCTCCTCGGGCAGCCCCCACGCCTCGTTGCCGAACAGGAAGGCAGTGGGAGCCGCCAGGTCGAGCGAGTACAGGTCGCGGTCCCCGCTCGCCGTCGCCGCGTAGACGGCCAGGCCCCGCCTGCGGAGCTCGTCCACGGTTTCCTCCACGGAGACCCCCCGGACCACGGGGAGGTGGAACAGCGACCCTGCCGAGGACCGGACGGCCTTGGGGTTGTAGACGTCCACCGAGGTCGACGTGAACAGCACGGCGTCCGCCCCGGCCGCGTCCGCGGAGCGAAGCACGGTCCCGGCGTTTCCGGGGTCCCGGACGGCGTGCAGCACCGCCGCCAGGGTCACGTCGGAGGGGAGCCCCTCGAGCGGCACGTCGATGAAGCGGGCGACGCCCACCAGGCCCTGCGGCGTGACCGTGGATGTGAGGTGGCGGACGACGTCCTCGCTGACCTCGACCAGCGGAACCCCCGCCTCTCGGGCCCGGCCCACCACCGGGTGGAGGCCCTCGTCCGGGGTATGGAACAGGACCGAGAGCCGGCCGTCCGGTCCGATGGCCTCGCCCACGGCCTGGGGGCCCTCCACCAGGAACTCCCCCCTGGCCTCGCGGAGCCCGCGCTTGCGCAGCTTGAGCGCCTCCGCCACGCGGGGGTTCTTCAGGGAGGTGATCACGACGACCGGACTTTACCGGCCCTTCGGCCCGGTGCTAGAACGGCCCATGGAGCTACGGCGCTTCGACCATGCCGACGCGTTCTTCCAGGCGGTGGGCTCCTTCCTGGTGGCGGACGAGCCACGGCACAACCTGGAGCTCGGCATCATCTCCCACCTCCGGAACCGTCCCGTCCCGGACGCCGACCCACCATACCTGGCTGCCCTGGAGCGCAGCGGACGCGTGGCCGGCGTGGCCATGAGGACACCGCCGTTCGGGGTCCTGGTTTCACTCGCCGATCTCGCCGACGCCCCGGCAGTCGCCGAGGACGTCCGGTCCTCGTACGAGTCCCTGCCGAGCGTGCTCTCCACGCCGGAGACGGCTCGGGCGTTCGCGGAGGCCTGGAGCGGCCTGTCCGGCCAGCGCCTCGTTCCGGGGATGCGCCAGCGCATCTACCGCCTCGACGAGGTGCCTCCGGAGCCGGATGGCCCGGGAAGGATGCGGCCGGCCACGGTGGACGATCGGGACCTGCTTCTGCGATGGATGGAGGAGTTCCTGGTCGAGGCGGTCCCGCAACAACCGCCCGGCCGGACGGCTCAGGTGGTCGATGACCGGCTGGGGGCCTCGGACGCCGGCCTTGCGCTGTGGGAGGACCCCGAGCCGGTTTCACTGGCAGGCTTCGGGGGCCCCACGCCGACGGGGATCCGGATCGGGCCGGTGTACACACCGCCCCCGTTGCGGCGGCGCGGCTACGGCACGGCCAGCACGGCCGCGCTCAGCCGGATGCTCATGCTCCGCGGCTACCGCACGTGCTTCCTGTATACGGACCTGGCCAACCCGACCTCGAACGGCATCTACTCGGCCATCGGCTACCGGCCGGTGTGCGACATGCTGGAAATCCGGTTCGAGGAACCGGCCTAGCTGCTACGAACCGAGACCGGCGCGGGCCGTTTCCACCAGCGACCTGAACGCGGCGGGGTCCCGCACGGCGATGTCCGCGAGGATCTTCCGGTCCAGCTCCACACCGGCCTGGGACAGGCCGTGGATGAACTGCGAGTAGGTCATGCCCTCGGCGCGGGTGGCCGCCCCGATGCGGGTGATCCACAGGCGGCG encodes the following:
- the pheT gene encoding phenylalanine--tRNA ligase subunit beta, whose protein sequence is MKVLLSWLREFAPTDLSAEDLAEFLTAKGAEVESVERPWAGLEGVVVARVLEVRDHPDADKLCVARVDAGAGEVQVVVGVRNMKSGDLVPYAPPGARVPVRPEPLEHRDVRGVTSNGMLCSPWELAISPDHHGILVLPPDTPVGVDLKVQLGLDDAVLDVEVTPNRPDLMSVVGVAREVAAATGVPLTLPDTSVVEGDEKATDVATVEIRDLERCPRYLARVIRGVSVGPSPLNVQARLTASGMRPLSNVVDATNYVLLEMGHPLHPFDLAALEGSGIVVRRAEEGERIVTLDDVERTLTADDLVIADHATAVAIAGVMGSAPVEVSATTRDVLLESAYFERTGIARTSQRLGLRTEASARFQRGADPEAVPRAADRSAALIAAWSRGTVLAGSIDVGAAPERRRIRVRPERASLLLGMEVSATQVVDSLGKVGIATEERSGAIEAEVPGFRPDIEQEVDLIEEVIRVLGYERLGETLPAIRQAGGVPPVNRFRRRIREALARAGLLETTSYSFASAADLALVDDREGVRVANPLAADDEFLRTSLLPGLLRALSGNLAHQVLSGALFEVGRVFYPGDGDSEHPVEEHERVAWALAGQASRGYPDPPREFDFSDAKGALETLLEALGIRDWSLGPPPNRHLFHPTRSASVVVGDRLAGQVGELHPNVTRRLDFPGRVAVAELEVAVLAVHAWADLAYREVPRFPPVRRDLAFTVDASTPGGALRDAIVEAAGGLAGSVTLFDVHTGPPIAEGKKSLAFSVDFRAPDRTLTDQEAEQTVQAIVDRLAKDFGAELRSG
- the pheS gene encoding phenylalanine--tRNA ligase subunit alpha, with product MDLAQALHTLDQELERGLALIEQADSLDALERGRQAVLGRKAPFSQVQRSLGAFSEEDRRRAGYRANEVRAALEETLAKRREALGEAEERRRLELDRVDVTLPGRRPRTGAMHPLAVTEYEIIDIFTRMGYRVVEGPEVETDWYNFTALNIPPDHPARTEKDTIYLDIPGHDGLLLRTETSAMQIRTMESQQPPVYIIAPGRTYRQETPDPTHTPVFMQVEGLAVDEGITFADLKGTLHAFARAMFGEDTRVRLTPDFFPFVEPGAGFAVSCFLCGGAGCRTCKQTGWIELLGCGMVHPNVLRNVGYDPERYTGFAFGLGIERVALLRYGVPDIRLFYEGDVRFLEQFASLG
- a CDS encoding serine/threonine protein kinase, translating into MAGEPRVGEEFAGYRIDSVLGRGGMSVVYLAEDLGLKRKVALKILAPELSEDAAFRDRFIQESQIAANLDHPNIVPIFEARETDGVLYMAMRLVRGKDLRTILRAEGALSHARATTLIVQVAGALDAAHAAGLVHRDVKPANILVVPPPDPASTEHAYLSDFGVTKRLESQARLTATGQLVGTADYVAPEQIEGRPVDGRADVYSLGCVLFECLTGRTPFRGDVEVATLWAHVQGKPPQVTDVRPDLPPALNRVLGKALAKTPDLRYRTAGEFAAAARAAVGSGSDERPLAPQPGGPSPRRRALLGGGIALVVVVGLLVFLLSGRGTKPRAGPSTGSPASVHSPSSAPVTTAPPANLVTGTGLFRLDPQTGMPSGRIAPSVLDPGAIDGLAVGEGGLWVHVGVEGQVAEIKPKTKAVAAIVPADRDGYVFTEQGSVWIGSGDGVLRVDPVDGRIVATIPFPVHPIGTPSSGTTDLLWADGPALSKKPGIPNSGRSIVGIDTRTNKVVVDIALPSWSGMCMLGGSLWVAEPVGPNLGPRLLRLDPATGHVLGTVGDLPIEPQEVTCGAGRIWLLDDGLSLVAYEPSGHSASPAGIVAVPGEREAGFESTTSFVVAGNEVLVVQGLSRTLWVVDPALNAVVATVQFHDLPVALGSDGRSAWLVVR
- a CDS encoding GNAT family N-acetyltransferase, producing the protein MITTTGLYRPFGPVLERPMELRRFDHADAFFQAVGSFLVADEPRHNLELGIISHLRNRPVPDADPPYLAALERSGRVAGVAMRTPPFGVLVSLADLADAPAVAEDVRSSYESLPSVLSTPETARAFAEAWSGLSGQRLVPGMRQRIYRLDEVPPEPDGPGRMRPATVDDRDLLLRWMEEFLVEAVPQQPPGRTAQVVDDRLGASDAGLALWEDPEPVSLAGFGGPTPTGIRIGPVYTPPPLRRRGYGTASTAALSRMLMLRGYRTCFLYTDLANPTSNGIYSAIGYRPVCDMLEIRFEEPA
- the rplT gene encoding 50S ribosomal protein L20; amino-acid sequence: MARVKRSVHSRKKRREILEAAKGYRGSRHSRLRVAKEQVMHSGAYAYRDRRDRKGQFRRLWITRIGAATRAEGMTYSQFIHGLSQAGVELDRKILADIAVRDPAAFRSLVETARAGLGS